One window of Leptospira wolbachii serovar Codice str. CDC genomic DNA carries:
- a CDS encoding adenylate/guanylate cyclase domain-containing protein, whose translation MIEISAEIPFLRTSKLSFLLWDESPGSLETWDWNEGITIFFQTRRAGELEFRFGPPLWGIPTETNRLEFPFVSIHNIPTNKYLASELSRLGEGKTIYVLIPKGLELEARSVFARLEYLWDDKISPDRITHKFGLTGKTSSVADSTVSNHHISKKTSFSHPPLEFVGRAGRKKEREEALVSANGASVHFEEVNTQLPYEEREEISPSDESPNHPYDLIESSFSESDVVEPRTIKPEIVSEQKPAEIAESSELHALDESSNTKFSLQLKMMGVISFLFILSVSVIIFFASFYFKRSIELQLRDNNIRIAEIIGSKVKSDILGVVEKGRQIAITLTTQGLPEAERRLLIKTFFQNDKEFIYLGIFERKENTLVMKREVFNEEELKKSSVTEEDFHAVVNRNRDALAEAFNGQAVLLNSSPGFQEPSFAIAIPTSENGDNDNALVMIVKLNKIIGAFSKKGIETTFMVNGNGTALAHPKEDLILAATDLASMPIVKSMLTSAPNTGQMSYLDEELGGSYLGSFQKIGFADAGVITIVSEEKAFADVYKSQKTNLYIAGIGLCSALIFVFFFSKTITKPVLQLLTATLEIAKGNFKIGIKPTTQDEVGLLTKYFIDMGAGLEEREKVKNILGSMIDPVVVQEAMVDLAALKRGSETHITAFFSDVASFSTISEQLKSADLAALLNEYLSAMTLLLKKHEGVLDKYIGDAIVGIFNAPVPVLDHELKAARASVDMVMKLAELREYWTANNLYSKEAQVMDARIGLNSGPAKVGFMGTDALASYTMMGDTVNLAARLEAAGKDYGVNILITDPIRDAIQGEMVTRYLDLVRVKGKNEPVKIHELIGYRSLVTPNAIEAAEIYESGFKAYLGQNWESAIKLFTEAEKTKASKDKSSRMLIERCEEYKLNPPGSDWDGVFTRTHK comes from the coding sequence ATGATAGAAATTTCCGCAGAAATTCCGTTCCTCCGAACGTCCAAACTCTCGTTTTTGCTCTGGGATGAATCCCCGGGCAGTTTAGAAACTTGGGATTGGAACGAGGGGATTACTATATTCTTCCAGACTCGGCGTGCCGGTGAATTGGAGTTCCGTTTTGGGCCACCACTCTGGGGAATTCCTACGGAAACGAACCGTCTTGAGTTTCCTTTTGTTTCCATTCACAATATTCCAACAAACAAGTATTTGGCGTCCGAGTTATCGCGATTAGGTGAAGGTAAAACTATTTATGTTCTGATTCCTAAAGGTCTGGAACTGGAAGCCCGTTCTGTTTTTGCTCGTTTAGAATACCTTTGGGACGATAAAATTTCCCCTGATCGCATCACTCATAAATTTGGACTAACAGGAAAAACAAGTTCTGTTGCGGATTCAACTGTTTCTAATCATCACATATCTAAAAAAACTTCCTTTAGCCATCCACCTCTAGAATTTGTGGGAAGGGCGGGTAGAAAAAAAGAAAGAGAAGAAGCATTGGTTTCTGCCAATGGTGCGAGTGTTCACTTTGAAGAAGTGAATACACAATTACCTTACGAAGAACGGGAAGAAATTTCTCCATCTGATGAATCTCCAAATCATCCTTATGATTTAATCGAATCTTCTTTTTCTGAATCAGATGTTGTCGAACCAAGAACGATAAAACCAGAAATAGTTTCCGAACAAAAACCAGCTGAGATCGCCGAATCTTCCGAATTACATGCATTAGATGAATCATCGAATACAAAATTTTCGCTTCAACTGAAAATGATGGGGGTGATTAGTTTTCTTTTTATTCTTTCTGTTTCCGTTATTATCTTTTTTGCTTCTTTCTATTTTAAAAGGTCAATAGAACTTCAGTTACGAGATAACAACATCCGCATTGCTGAAATTATCGGTTCCAAGGTAAAATCAGATATTTTGGGTGTTGTCGAAAAAGGCCGCCAAATCGCAATTACACTTACTACCCAAGGGCTTCCCGAAGCAGAACGAAGACTTTTGATTAAAACCTTCTTTCAGAATGATAAAGAATTTATTTACTTAGGGATTTTCGAACGAAAAGAAAATACCTTAGTGATGAAGCGGGAAGTTTTTAATGAAGAAGAGTTAAAAAAAAGTTCAGTAACCGAGGAAGATTTTCATGCAGTGGTTAACCGAAATCGGGATGCACTTGCAGAAGCTTTTAATGGGCAAGCTGTACTGTTAAACTCGAGTCCTGGATTCCAAGAACCGTCCTTTGCCATCGCCATCCCAACCTCGGAAAATGGGGACAATGACAATGCTCTTGTGATGATTGTTAAACTAAACAAAATCATAGGCGCCTTTTCTAAAAAAGGAATCGAAACCACTTTTATGGTGAATGGAAATGGAACAGCTCTTGCCCATCCGAAGGAAGACTTAATCCTTGCGGCAACAGATCTTGCTTCTATGCCAATCGTCAAATCCATGTTAACCAGTGCTCCGAATACAGGTCAAATGAGCTATTTGGATGAAGAATTAGGTGGGTCATACTTGGGATCTTTTCAAAAGATTGGATTTGCGGATGCAGGAGTGATCACTATTGTATCCGAAGAAAAAGCCTTTGCTGATGTTTATAAAAGTCAAAAAACAAATCTATATATCGCGGGGATTGGACTTTGTTCCGCACTTATCTTTGTATTTTTCTTTTCGAAAACGATTACAAAGCCGGTTTTACAACTATTAACTGCAACTTTAGAAATTGCCAAAGGAAATTTTAAGATTGGGATCAAACCAACAACTCAGGATGAAGTGGGACTTTTGACCAAATACTTCATTGATATGGGTGCGGGTTTGGAAGAAAGGGAAAAGGTAAAAAACATCCTTGGAAGTATGATTGATCCTGTTGTGGTACAAGAAGCTATGGTGGATCTTGCTGCATTGAAACGGGGATCGGAAACTCATATCACTGCTTTTTTCTCGGATGTGGCAAGTTTTTCTACCATCTCCGAACAGCTAAAATCGGCGGACTTGGCCGCACTTCTCAACGAATATTTATCTGCAATGACCCTTTTACTAAAGAAACACGAAGGTGTTTTGGACAAATACATCGGAGATGCCATAGTGGGAATCTTCAATGCACCAGTTCCCGTCTTAGACCATGAACTAAAAGCTGCTCGCGCTAGTGTTGACATGGTAATGAAACTTGCAGAATTACGCGAGTATTGGACTGCAAACAATCTCTATTCTAAAGAAGCGCAAGTGATGGATGCAAGGATCGGACTTAACTCAGGACCAGCTAAGGTTGGTTTTATGGGGACTGATGCTTTGGCATCTTACACTATGATGGGAGACACGGTAAACCTTGCGGCAAGGCTCGAAGCTGCTGGTAAAGATTATGGTGTGAACATTCTTATCACTGATCCTATTCGTGATGCCATTCAAGGAGAGATGGTGACTCGGTATTTGGATTTGGTTCGGGTGAAAGGTAAAAATGAACCTGTCAAAATTCATGAACTCATTGGTTACCGTTCCTTGGTTACACCAAATGCCATTGAGGCGGCAGAGATTTATGAATCTGGATTTAAAGCTTATTTAGGACAAAATTGGGAATCTGCGATTAAATTATTTACTGAGGCTGAAAAAACAAAAGCAAGTAAAGACAAATCTAGCCGGATGCTTATTGAGCGCTGTGAAGAATACAAACTAAACCCTCCTGGTTCTGATTGGGATGGAGTGTTCACTAGGACACATAAATAA
- the panC gene encoding pantoate--beta-alanine ligase, whose translation MKVVSKISDLKSQIGEWKKASYSIGFCPTMGSLHAGHLDLVETSKKETDKTIVSIFVNPTQFNDPKDFEQYPVKTDDDLLLCESKAVDLVFLPEVKTMYPETKTPILLSIPELQKHLCGRTRPGHFEGVLQIVSKLFHLIEPNKAFFGLKDYQQFRVISAMVENLNFPLEVIGVPTRREEDGLAMSSRNVRLSEKERETASLIPRMFALAKKTILSGERDLNLWKEILRDFLLTGSSVRIDYLEVVDPIILQPKEKLEAEVLLAIAVFVGEVRLIDNQIIQIPN comes from the coding sequence ATGAAGGTTGTTTCAAAGATATCGGATCTAAAAAGCCAAATTGGAGAATGGAAAAAGGCCAGTTACTCAATTGGATTTTGTCCTACTATGGGAAGTTTGCATGCAGGCCATCTTGATCTCGTGGAAACGTCGAAAAAAGAAACTGATAAAACGATCGTTTCGATCTTTGTCAATCCAACTCAGTTCAATGATCCCAAAGACTTTGAACAGTATCCGGTGAAGACAGACGATGATCTACTGTTATGCGAATCTAAAGCTGTGGATTTGGTTTTTTTACCTGAGGTAAAAACCATGTATCCGGAAACAAAAACTCCCATTCTACTAAGCATTCCTGAATTGCAAAAACATCTTTGTGGGAGAACAAGGCCCGGTCATTTTGAAGGGGTTTTACAGATTGTTTCTAAACTCTTTCATTTAATAGAACCGAACAAAGCTTTTTTTGGTTTGAAAGACTACCAACAGTTTCGCGTCATTTCTGCAATGGTGGAAAATTTAAATTTTCCTTTAGAAGTGATCGGAGTTCCCACACGTAGGGAAGAGGATGGACTTGCGATGAGCTCGCGTAATGTCCGTTTATCGGAAAAAGAGAGGGAAACAGCAAGTCTTATTCCTCGGATGTTTGCTCTTGCCAAAAAAACAATCCTTTCGGGAGAACGGGATCTTAACCTCTGGAAAGAAATCCTAAGAGATTTTCTCCTTACGGGATCTTCCGTGCGTATCGATTACTTAGAAGTTGTAGATCCTATCATACTTCAACCCAAAGAAAAATTAGAAGCTGAGGTTTTACTGGCTATTGCTGTATTTGTTGGCGAAGTTCGCCTCATTGACAATCAAATCATCCAAATTCCGAATTAA
- a CDS encoding FecR domain-containing protein has translation MRWLNDTRFVVSALLLLILVFSFLLHRNLNYRFNDASGPTIGVITFKNKIVLRKYNDAVVWDLIESKTEVKNRDTIRTEGLSDAILTLNDGTKINISENSMILLDISDKNININFAYGSFEAAREGTVSGDIKMNITAGDKTVQVANGDVKLDKTKSELNIKVDQGEAKLTSNGKEETIAKDQIANVTESGVKVGKPVYRLVAPEDRKNILSESGTERIQFSISGWKQESAKLTNASIEVSLLPDFSKSLFKEKLTSANLSKKLGAGSYYWRVSYEGPSSKSKQTTEVYQFRILSDPGLRIMSPKAGEVFTFTQDAPVVRFVWNPLDLYSSYTVQIARDSNFSDGVISKQTQNQSLAFDSLKEGSYFARIQAKSNLPGIAEKTSVAVSFQVTKKTNIAPPELLEPARGKTFAEEQTKSQLFFSWKDDKDFSGYEWELSSDSNFRSKLKTESTKNNFLKLTTGFGMGVYYWRVKGISSNGISLESKPNSFTVIAKEEMELIAPANGAEVEVDERSTVVLKWRKLTGKSNYELEIARESDFKPLLTKETVSGNYFEFKSKDLGRFYWRVRPAEDDSDFSAVRNFQTITNREPPSLLNPIRNETIDLFTKSSILFSWKSVEKASGYRILVIDISGIREKQILNERTNSTKLQFSEIQKLNVGRYRWEVAALYKQSDGTEKESAYNKQDFFISVPELKVPKILTPGKIYVE, from the coding sequence ATGAGATGGTTAAACGATACAAGATTTGTAGTTTCAGCACTTTTACTGCTCATTCTTGTATTCTCATTTCTTCTCCATAGAAACTTAAACTATCGTTTTAATGATGCTTCTGGCCCAACCATTGGAGTCATTACTTTCAAAAATAAAATTGTACTTCGAAAATACAATGATGCAGTTGTTTGGGATTTGATAGAATCTAAAACAGAAGTGAAAAATAGGGATACTATTCGCACCGAGGGTTTGTCGGACGCCATACTTACGTTAAATGATGGTACGAAAATCAATATTTCAGAAAATTCAATGATCCTTTTGGACATTTCTGACAAGAACATCAATATCAATTTTGCTTATGGATCTTTTGAGGCCGCCAGAGAAGGAACTGTATCTGGTGATATAAAGATGAATATAACTGCTGGTGACAAAACCGTTCAAGTGGCAAATGGTGATGTAAAACTAGATAAAACCAAATCAGAGTTAAATATCAAAGTAGACCAAGGTGAAGCAAAACTTACGTCCAATGGGAAGGAAGAAACCATTGCCAAAGACCAAATCGCAAATGTAACCGAATCGGGAGTGAAGGTAGGTAAACCTGTTTATCGATTGGTGGCACCTGAAGACAGAAAGAATATCCTATCTGAATCGGGGACAGAACGAATCCAATTTTCGATCTCTGGTTGGAAACAAGAGTCTGCGAAGCTGACCAATGCTTCGATAGAAGTTTCTTTATTACCCGATTTTTCCAAATCACTTTTTAAAGAAAAACTAACATCGGCTAACCTTTCTAAAAAATTGGGAGCAGGTTCCTACTATTGGCGTGTATCCTATGAGGGTCCGAGTTCCAAATCCAAACAAACAACGGAAGTTTATCAATTCCGAATTTTAAGTGATCCAGGTCTTCGGATTATGAGCCCGAAAGCTGGGGAAGTGTTTACTTTCACACAAGACGCACCCGTGGTTCGCTTTGTGTGGAATCCATTAGATCTTTATTCTTCTTATACTGTACAAATTGCAAGGGATTCCAATTTTTCAGATGGAGTGATCTCCAAACAAACCCAAAACCAATCTTTAGCATTTGATTCCTTAAAAGAAGGAAGTTACTTTGCAAGAATTCAAGCTAAATCCAATCTCCCTGGAATTGCGGAAAAAACTTCTGTTGCTGTTAGTTTTCAGGTCACTAAAAAAACGAATATAGCTCCTCCCGAATTATTAGAACCCGCACGTGGGAAAACCTTCGCAGAAGAACAAACCAAATCACAGCTTTTCTTTTCTTGGAAAGATGATAAAGATTTTAGTGGATACGAATGGGAACTTAGCTCTGATTCTAACTTTCGTTCCAAACTAAAAACAGAATCCACCAAGAACAATTTTTTAAAACTCACCACAGGTTTTGGTATGGGAGTTTACTACTGGAGAGTGAAGGGAATCAGTTCGAATGGAATTTCTCTCGAATCAAAACCAAATTCATTTACTGTCATAGCCAAAGAAGAAATGGAGTTGATTGCACCCGCAAACGGAGCTGAGGTGGAAGTGGATGAACGTTCGACTGTTGTTCTTAAATGGAGAAAGTTGACTGGTAAGTCTAATTATGAATTGGAAATTGCCAGAGAATCCGACTTCAAACCTCTCCTAACGAAAGAAACGGTATCTGGAAATTATTTTGAATTCAAATCTAAAGATTTAGGTCGTTTTTATTGGCGAGTTCGGCCTGCAGAGGATGATAGTGATTTTAGTGCCGTTCGTAACTTCCAAACGATTACCAATCGAGAACCGCCGAGTTTGCTAAATCCAATACGTAATGAAACTATTGATTTGTTTACTAAGAGTTCAATCCTATTCTCTTGGAAATCGGTAGAAAAAGCCTCTGGCTATCGAATCCTAGTCATTGATATTTCTGGAATCCGAGAAAAACAAATTCTAAATGAACGAACCAATTCCACCAAACTACAGTTTAGCGAAATCCAAAAGTTGAATGTGGGTAGATACAGGTGGGAAGTTGCTGCCTTATACAAACAATCCGATGGAACAGAAAAGGAATCTGCTTATAACAAACAAGATTTTTTCATCTCTGTACCTGAACTTAAGGTTCCAAAAATCCTAACTCCAGGAAAAATCTATGTGGAATAA
- the hisD gene encoding histidinol dehydrogenase yields MPIPILRCDRNSRNQLDRFLLDAKEDLSSATEKILPILEAVRTRGDQALVEYTEKFDGIKLSSVTLDPRSIQTNLDPKIKEAFLRAKANIEEFHKAQKRESWSKTIDGNRLGVKYTAIPSLSVYAPGGKALYPSSVLMGVIPAMIAGVENIQLVTPPQKEGLPEILIWLCQILGVNRIVTVGGAQGIAACAYGTESIPKSEFIVGPGNAYVAAAKSYLAGKGLIGIDSPAGPSEVTIIADSSANPKWVACDMLSQAEHGEDSSAILLTTEESFAKQVSEELEKAFLERPKRLEMKQHSIYKNSAILVFPCLEDCIWFSNELAPEHLEIQTKDNEAVFSKILHAGSVFLGPYSPVAMGDYISGTNHILPTARGSRIYSSLGVDTFLKRVTFQEVTKESLEKLYPFVKLMSELEGLDEEHGTSVKVRTEESP; encoded by the coding sequence ATGCCGATTCCTATCCTACGCTGTGACAGAAATTCACGGAATCAATTGGATCGTTTTCTATTGGATGCCAAAGAAGACCTTAGCTCTGCGACGGAAAAAATCCTTCCTATTTTGGAAGCTGTCCGTACGAGAGGAGATCAGGCTCTTGTCGAATACACAGAAAAATTTGATGGCATCAAACTAAGTTCGGTTACACTCGATCCTCGTTCTATCCAAACCAATCTAGATCCAAAAATTAAAGAAGCCTTCCTTCGGGCAAAGGCCAATATCGAAGAGTTCCATAAAGCTCAGAAAAGAGAATCCTGGTCTAAAACCATTGATGGAAACAGGTTAGGTGTTAAATATACAGCCATTCCATCGCTTTCTGTTTATGCTCCTGGTGGAAAGGCTTTGTATCCTTCGAGTGTCCTTATGGGAGTCATTCCGGCAATGATTGCTGGAGTAGAAAATATCCAACTCGTCACACCACCTCAAAAAGAGGGATTGCCTGAAATTCTGATTTGGCTCTGTCAAATCCTTGGAGTCAACCGCATCGTTACCGTGGGAGGGGCGCAAGGGATAGCCGCTTGTGCCTACGGAACCGAATCTATCCCTAAATCAGAATTTATTGTTGGGCCTGGAAATGCTTATGTAGCTGCCGCCAAATCTTACTTAGCTGGTAAGGGTTTGATTGGAATCGATAGTCCGGCGGGTCCGAGCGAAGTAACTATCATTGCAGATTCCTCCGCGAATCCCAAATGGGTCGCCTGTGATATGTTATCGCAAGCAGAACATGGGGAAGATTCCTCAGCGATTCTACTCACTACAGAAGAAAGTTTTGCAAAACAAGTTAGTGAAGAATTGGAAAAAGCATTTTTGGAACGCCCCAAACGTTTGGAAATGAAACAACATTCCATCTATAAAAATTCTGCCATTTTGGTTTTTCCATGCTTAGAGGATTGTATTTGGTTTTCGAATGAACTGGCTCCGGAACATTTAGAAATCCAAACAAAGGACAATGAAGCTGTGTTTTCGAAGATTCTACACGCAGGAAGTGTATTCCTTGGTCCTTATTCACCAGTTGCTATGGGGGACTATATCAGCGGAACCAATCATATCCTTCCCACAGCCAGAGGCAGTCGGATCTATTCCTCCTTAGGTGTGGACACATTCTTAAAAAGAGTGACCTTCCAAGAGGTTACTAAGGAATCTCTAGAAAAACTTTATCCATTTGTAAAGTTGATGTCCGAATTGGAAGGTTTAGATGAGGAACATGGAACTAGTGTGAAAGTGCGTACTGAGGAATCTCCATGA
- a CDS encoding exodeoxyribonuclease III, giving the protein MKIITLNCNGIRSSLSKGLLDFICQENPDIICFQETKAPATEIDRKEFRDLGYEVHSCLALKPGYSGTAVLTKLKPKSVALGQGEGIYSSEGRSIFLEYNDFYLWNLYFPSGTSGEERQKVKYQFLDSFLELAKPYTKKKKPLIVCGDVNIAHTEIDIHNAKGNQKSSGFLPEERAWVSKFLDLGFTDCFRLLQPEIRDEYSWWTYRFQARKNNKGWRIDYFFITKSSKYNIESVHIAKEPVLSDHAPVVMKIQFT; this is encoded by the coding sequence ATGAAAATCATCACGTTAAATTGCAACGGAATTCGTTCCAGTTTGAGCAAAGGTTTGCTCGATTTTATCTGTCAGGAAAATCCTGACATTATTTGTTTCCAAGAAACAAAGGCTCCTGCGACAGAAATTGACCGAAAAGAATTTCGAGATCTAGGATATGAAGTGCATAGTTGTTTAGCTCTCAAACCGGGATACAGTGGAACTGCGGTTCTTACCAAACTGAAACCTAAGTCTGTCGCTCTGGGACAGGGAGAGGGAATCTATTCCTCGGAAGGAAGATCCATTTTTCTAGAGTATAATGATTTTTATCTTTGGAATCTCTACTTTCCTTCTGGAACGAGTGGAGAAGAACGGCAAAAAGTAAAATACCAATTTTTAGATTCCTTTTTGGAACTAGCAAAACCCTATACTAAAAAGAAAAAACCTCTCATTGTTTGCGGGGACGTGAACATTGCCCATACAGAAATAGACATCCATAATGCGAAAGGAAACCAAAAGAGTTCTGGTTTCCTTCCCGAAGAGCGGGCCTGGGTTTCCAAATTTTTGGATTTGGGATTTACCGACTGCTTTCGGCTTTTGCAGCCGGAGATTCGAGATGAATATTCGTGGTGGACCTACCGCTTCCAAGCGCGGAAAAACAACAAGGGCTGGAGGATTGATTATTTTTTTATCACAAAATCTTCTAAATACAATATCGAATCGGTTCACATCGCCAAAGAACCCGTTCTATCAGACCATGCACCCGTTGTCATGAAAATCCAATTCACTTGA
- a CDS encoding LIC11435 family protein — protein sequence MWNKVLLFILVSFSFVTSLVGQTNGEEVTQYQLRWMEVEGATGYVLEIKNSSGYLVFSEKVNGTSYDLVNYTSGIYEHRVAVVNKLGKVGSYSDWVKFEVVVSRVPTLTKDSIYSVSKEEKEKVFLLEGKDFIYPMKVYLVIGGKRILAKKVVIESDSVAKATFAVDADTDTGIYDLVLENPRNKVLTAKQRVVLSDSKEKAARFAARQERIIRKEVPEDYYETPYWSTLWRSTLLPGWGQKYIDGKNWKVYVFPLVAVSAVAVYANSYNKFLSARSDYQSAVLLGALLVDQPDAQVFWLVNRTNAEAKFNTAKTELGVIQAGAGILGAFLLYNIVDSYFSAKRNVANYEPGFPLGEATKRIQATVTTDAGWNQSKFAYEYGSRYQIEFSSRF from the coding sequence ATGTGGAATAAGGTCCTGTTATTTATTCTCGTTTCTTTTAGTTTTGTAACATCCCTTGTTGGACAAACAAATGGGGAAGAAGTCACCCAATACCAATTGCGTTGGATGGAAGTGGAAGGTGCTACTGGTTATGTTTTAGAAATAAAAAATTCTAGTGGGTATCTGGTTTTCTCTGAAAAAGTGAATGGTACAAGTTATGATTTAGTAAATTACACTTCTGGAATTTATGAACATCGGGTAGCTGTAGTAAATAAATTAGGGAAGGTGGGTAGTTATTCTGATTGGGTAAAATTTGAAGTTGTTGTATCTAGGGTTCCAACGCTTACAAAGGATTCCATTTATTCTGTGTCCAAGGAAGAAAAGGAAAAAGTATTTTTACTCGAAGGTAAAGATTTTATTTATCCCATGAAGGTATATCTGGTGATTGGGGGAAAAAGAATTCTGGCTAAGAAAGTCGTTATAGAATCTGATTCCGTAGCCAAAGCAACCTTTGCTGTAGATGCAGACACAGATACTGGAATTTATGATTTGGTATTAGAAAATCCAAGGAATAAAGTTCTTACAGCAAAACAAAGAGTGGTTTTGTCCGATTCAAAAGAAAAGGCAGCTAGGTTTGCGGCTAGGCAAGAACGTATCATTCGGAAGGAAGTTCCAGAAGACTACTATGAAACTCCCTATTGGTCTACCCTTTGGCGGTCTACACTGCTACCGGGTTGGGGGCAGAAATACATTGACGGAAAAAATTGGAAAGTATACGTTTTCCCATTGGTTGCAGTCTCTGCGGTTGCGGTTTATGCCAATTCATATAACAAATTTTTAAGTGCAAGATCCGACTACCAATCAGCAGTTCTTCTCGGAGCCTTACTTGTGGACCAACCAGATGCGCAAGTTTTTTGGTTAGTCAATAGAACCAATGCCGAAGCAAAATTTAATACCGCAAAAACTGAGTTAGGTGTGATCCAGGCAGGTGCGGGAATATTAGGTGCATTTTTACTCTATAATATTGTGGATTCATATTTTTCTGCCAAAAGAAATGTGGCTAACTACGAACCAGGATTTCCTTTAGGAGAGGCGACCAAACGTATACAAGCAACAGTCACAACAGATGCAGGTTGGAACCAATCAAAATTTGCGTATGAATATGGGTCTCGTTACCAAATCGAATTCTCTTCCCGTTTCTGA
- a CDS encoding NDR1/HIN1-like protein produces MKLALPLILSLFTLQCSVLGVIQDKIPLPAFEFDSLSIKSITFSDITLNVVTSVENPYPVSIPSSLLDMDIKIEGLKLSQIKTDLGAIEGKKTKQLPLEVKLKYTDLLNLYKKFPDKPLLEVSAEGNMKVPIPKQWQLLGKDSLTFPFVKKREIPAILPNVEIQNFKILMPTEADILSASNTNALADTATGFLKGLLGGTKQPATSAAKAGLTGLNLDLNTEFDFVFSNQAASNLNLTGLTYDLNLAGEKFLNGTPKEIQNSGKTSTVKVATKFPITSISSSLYKTIQSRAAQFDLKGDSGLKVPAVAETIPFLYEKHGNFKW; encoded by the coding sequence ATGAAATTGGCACTTCCCTTAATCCTTTCTCTGTTCACGCTCCAGTGTTCTGTTCTTGGTGTGATCCAAGATAAAATCCCTTTGCCTGCGTTTGAATTTGATTCTTTGTCGATAAAGAGTATCACTTTCTCAGACATCACACTGAATGTTGTAACTTCCGTGGAAAATCCTTATCCCGTTTCTATCCCTAGTTCCTTATTGGATATGGATATTAAAATTGAAGGATTAAAACTATCTCAAATCAAAACAGATCTAGGTGCCATTGAAGGGAAAAAAACAAAACAACTTCCTTTGGAAGTCAAACTAAAGTATACTGACCTACTCAATCTCTATAAAAAATTTCCAGACAAACCTTTGTTAGAAGTGAGTGCCGAGGGGAATATGAAAGTCCCCATACCGAAACAATGGCAACTTCTAGGAAAAGATTCTCTTACTTTCCCCTTTGTTAAAAAAAGAGAAATTCCTGCGATTCTCCCCAATGTAGAAATACAAAACTTCAAAATACTTATGCCAACAGAAGCGGATATCTTAAGTGCTTCCAATACGAATGCCCTTGCCGATACAGCCACTGGATTTCTAAAAGGACTTCTCGGAGGAACCAAACAACCTGCCACTTCAGCCGCCAAAGCTGGTCTTACCGGTTTAAACTTAGATTTGAATACCGAGTTTGATTTTGTTTTTTCCAACCAAGCGGCTTCTAATCTAAACCTAACAGGTCTTACCTATGATTTAAATTTGGCAGGGGAAAAATTCTTAAATGGAACACCGAAAGAAATTCAAAATTCTGGCAAAACTTCCACAGTCAAAGTAGCAACAAAGTTTCCTATCACTTCCATTAGTTCCTCTCTCTACAAAACCATCCAATCTCGTGCAGCGCAATTTGATTTAAAAGGGGATTCGGGGCTTAAAGTTCCTGCAGTTGCAGAAACCATCCCTTTCTTATATGAAAAACATGGAAACTTTAAGTGGTAA